In Streptomyces sp. NBC_00091, the following proteins share a genomic window:
- a CDS encoding dihydrofolate reductase family protein, which yields MRKLTYFIATTVDGFIGAPDGDADFIYSYLDPEFIGHLTAEYPETVSGPGRTQLGIEDAAPKRFDAVLMGRGTYEPGLKLGLTSPYGHMREQYVVSRSLTVSPDPEVQLISGDVAAKVRELKERDGLGIWLCGGADLAAQLVDEIDEYIVKTYPVVVGTGMPMSRAGFGVRSLELTGCTALGGGQVVTSYDVKR from the coding sequence TTGCGCAAGCTCACGTACTTCATCGCCACCACCGTCGACGGCTTCATCGGAGCCCCGGACGGCGATGCCGATTTCATCTACAGCTACCTCGACCCGGAGTTCATCGGTCACCTGACGGCCGAGTACCCCGAGACGGTCTCCGGCCCGGGGCGCACCCAGCTCGGGATCGAGGACGCCGCCCCGAAGCGGTTCGACGCGGTCCTCATGGGCCGGGGCACCTATGAGCCGGGCCTCAAGCTGGGCCTCACCAGCCCCTACGGCCACATGCGCGAGCAGTACGTCGTCTCGCGCTCCCTCACGGTCTCGCCCGACCCCGAGGTGCAGCTGATCAGCGGTGACGTGGCGGCCAAGGTCCGCGAGCTCAAGGAGCGGGACGGCCTCGGCATCTGGCTGTGCGGCGGGGCGGACCTCGCGGCCCAGCTGGTGGACGAGATCGACGAGTACATCGTGAAGACCTACCCCGTCGTGGTGGGCACCGGCATGCCGATGTCCCGGGCCGGCTTCGGCGTGCGCTCCCTGGAGCTGACCGGCTGCACCGCCCTCGGCGGCGGCCAGGTCGTCACCTCGTACGACGTCAAGCGCTGA
- a CDS encoding 1-aminocyclopropane-1-carboxylate deaminase/D-cysteine desulfhydrase — protein sequence MTHPELRPRPPSPLVEAADERFAAHGVRLLLKRDDLVHPELPGNKWRKLAPNLRAAVEAGHGQLATFGGAYSNHLRATAAAGRLLGLRTVGIVRGDELAGRPLNDSLARCAADGMRLHFTTRSEYRRKTEPQTLARLLEAAGATGAYVVPEGGSNALALTGCAELGRELRGRCDVAAVACGTGGTLAGLAAGLAPGQRALGVPVLAGGFLGAEIRSLQALAFGGPAGDWALAEGYDHGGYARVPAALDSFAADFESRHGVPVERIYVAKLLWALTALTAEAAFPRGTTLTAVITGPP from the coding sequence GTGACCCACCCCGAACTGCGCCCCCGCCCGCCGTCCCCCCTCGTCGAGGCGGCCGACGAGCGCTTCGCCGCGCACGGGGTCCGGCTGCTGCTCAAGCGGGACGACCTCGTCCACCCGGAGCTGCCCGGCAACAAGTGGCGCAAGCTCGCGCCGAACCTCCGGGCGGCGGTGGAGGCGGGCCACGGGCAGCTGGCCACCTTCGGCGGGGCCTACTCCAACCACCTGCGGGCCACCGCCGCGGCCGGCCGGCTCCTCGGCCTGCGCACCGTCGGCATCGTACGGGGGGACGAGCTGGCCGGCCGCCCCCTGAACGACTCCCTCGCCCGCTGCGCGGCGGACGGCATGCGGCTGCACTTCACGACCCGCTCGGAGTACCGCCGCAAGACCGAACCGCAGACCCTGGCCCGCCTCCTGGAGGCGGCCGGCGCGACCGGGGCGTACGTCGTCCCCGAGGGCGGCAGCAACGCCCTGGCCCTCACGGGCTGCGCGGAACTGGGCCGCGAGCTGCGCGGCCGGTGCGACGTGGCGGCGGTGGCCTGCGGTACGGGCGGCACCCTGGCCGGCCTCGCGGCGGGGCTGGCCCCGGGCCAGCGGGCACTGGGCGTACCGGTCCTGGCCGGGGGCTTCCTGGGCGCGGAGATACGTTCCCTCCAGGCCCTCGCCTTCGGCGGCCCGGCCGGCGACTGGGCCCTCGCGGAGGGCTACGACCACGGCGGCTACGCCCGTGTGCCGGCGGCGCTGGATTCCTTCGCCGCGGACTTCGAGTCCCGGCACGGGGTCCCGGTGGAGCGGATCTACGTCGCGAAGCTCCTCTGGGCCCTGACGGCCCTCACCGCCGAGGCCGCCTTCCCCCGGGGCACCACCCTGACCGCCGTCATCACCGGCCCCCCGTAA
- a CDS encoding GNAT family N-acetyltransferase codes for MVLEIRQADLSDRDAVARLLDEAFRDDPVTCWVFPDPEHRAAVNAKFLGVFADVALAEGRIDYAVDGSAAALWLRIPAGEHEGEDEVPAKMRAAADPDNERCELVGRLTGEVHPTAEEHEYLLMIAVAPGRQGEGLGTELMRPVLERCDRDGVPAYLEASSERSKRLYERLGWEFTGEAVRLPEGPLMWPMWRKPRG; via the coding sequence ATGGTGCTGGAGATACGTCAGGCGGATCTGTCGGACCGGGACGCGGTCGCGCGCCTGCTGGACGAGGCCTTCCGCGACGATCCGGTGACCTGCTGGGTCTTCCCGGACCCGGAGCACCGGGCCGCGGTGAACGCCAAGTTCCTCGGGGTCTTCGCGGACGTCGCGCTGGCCGAGGGCCGGATCGACTACGCGGTGGACGGCTCGGCGGCCGCGCTGTGGCTGCGGATCCCGGCGGGCGAGCACGAGGGCGAGGACGAGGTCCCCGCGAAGATGCGGGCGGCGGCCGACCCGGACAACGAGCGGTGCGAGCTGGTCGGGCGGCTCACGGGGGAGGTCCACCCGACCGCCGAGGAGCACGAGTACCTGCTGATGATCGCGGTCGCGCCCGGCCGGCAGGGCGAGGGCCTGGGCACCGAGCTGATGCGGCCGGTGCTGGAGCGCTGCGACCGGGACGGGGTCCCGGCGTACCTGGAGGCCAGCAGCGAGCGCAGCAAGCGGCTGTACGAGCGGCTGGGCTGGGAGTTCACCGGCGAGGCGGTGCGGCTTCCGGAGGGGCCGCTGATGTGGCCCATGTGGCGCAAGCCGCGCGGCTGA
- a CDS encoding Rrf2 family transcriptional regulator, translating to MRLTRFTDLALRVLMRLAVEDTDLPTTREVAATMEVPYTHTAKVVARLQRLGLIEARRGRGGGLALTAAGRATSVGGVVRELEGTGDVVDCDGTTPCPLRGACVLRGALRRAQEAFFAALDPLTVNELVAAPTGPLLLGISSGARSSTAP from the coding sequence ATGCGGCTGACCCGATTCACCGACCTGGCGCTGCGCGTACTGATGCGCCTGGCCGTCGAGGACACGGACCTCCCCACCACCCGCGAGGTGGCGGCCACCATGGAGGTTCCGTACACCCACACCGCCAAGGTGGTCGCCAGGCTGCAGCGCCTCGGGCTGATCGAGGCCCGGCGCGGCCGTGGCGGCGGGCTCGCGCTCACCGCCGCCGGACGCGCCACCTCGGTGGGCGGGGTGGTGCGCGAACTGGAGGGCACGGGCGACGTCGTGGACTGCGACGGCACCACCCCGTGCCCGCTGCGCGGGGCCTGCGTCCTGCGCGGCGCGCTGCGCCGGGCCCAGGAGGCCTTCTTCGCCGCACTGGACCCGCTCACGGTGAACGAGCTGGTGGCGGCCCCCACGGGGCCCCTGCTGCTGGGCATCTCGAGCGGCGCGCGGAGCAGTACCGCACCCTGA
- the snpA gene encoding snapalysin: protein MRHSRRTMLSAATVGLGVAAALGGVVPTAGATTAPADGSARYAAYERSQENEAATRAFFEAVQRSVAEQRAANPGALAVTVTYNTRNAPSFRTQIASSTRIWNSSVTNVKLQEVSSGGNFSYREGNDSRGSYASTDGHGRGYIFLDYQQNQQYNSTRVTSHETGHVLGLPDHYSGPCSELMSGGGPGTSCQNATPNSAERTRVNQLWANGLVASGLDSKG from the coding sequence ATGCGCCACTCCCGTAGGACCATGCTGTCCGCCGCCACCGTCGGCCTCGGCGTCGCCGCCGCTCTCGGAGGTGTCGTGCCCACCGCCGGGGCCACGACCGCCCCCGCCGACGGCTCGGCCCGTTACGCCGCTTACGAGCGCTCGCAGGAGAACGAGGCCGCCACCCGGGCCTTCTTCGAGGCCGTACAGCGCTCGGTCGCCGAGCAGCGGGCCGCGAACCCCGGCGCGCTCGCCGTCACGGTCACCTACAACACCCGCAACGCGCCGAGCTTCCGCACGCAGATAGCCAGCTCCACCCGCATCTGGAACAGCTCGGTCACCAACGTGAAGCTCCAGGAGGTGTCCTCGGGCGGGAACTTCTCGTACCGCGAGGGCAACGACTCCCGCGGTTCGTACGCGAGCACGGACGGGCACGGCCGCGGCTACATCTTCCTCGACTACCAGCAGAACCAGCAGTACAACTCCACCCGCGTGACCTCGCACGAGACCGGTCACGTGCTGGGCCTGCCGGACCACTACTCGGGCCCGTGCAGCGAGCTGATGTCGGGCGGCGGTCCGGGCACCTCGTGCCAGAACGCCACCCCGAACAGCGCCGAGCGGACGCGCGTGAACCAGCTGTGGGCCAACGGCCTGGTCGCCTCGGGCCTGGACTCCAAGGGCTGA
- a CDS encoding family 2B encapsulin nanocompartment shell protein — protein MSVQAGSEAEPRTPQRSLGTSAARNLATTTKSAPQMQEITSRWLLKMLPWVPVQGGTYRVNRRLSHSVGNGIVEFVKTGSQVQVIPAELGELPLLRDYADEEVLTELAARCRQVDFEAGQELTSFGSPSDQVFLLAHGRIDQIGPGPYGGDAVLRTVADGAYFGEGSLTDEAAIWEYTARAATAGTALVLSRQDFQLLADRAESLRAHVDGVRSRPARPTNSYGEAAIDLSAGHHGEAVLPGTFVDYEARPREYELSIAQTVLRVHTRVADLYNHPMNQTEQQLRLTVEALRERQEHEMLNNPEFGLLHNADYDQRIQPHDGGPTPDDMDQLLSMRRGSRMFLAHPEAIAAFGRECNKRGLYPETVEFGGTQVPSWRGVPIFPSTKIPISDARTTSILCMRTGEDEQGVIGLHQPGIPDEIEPSMSVRFMGISEQAIISYLVTAYFSAAVLVPDALGVLENVEIGRWR, from the coding sequence ATGTCGGTCCAGGCAGGTTCCGAAGCCGAACCCAGGACGCCGCAACGCAGTCTGGGAACCTCGGCCGCCCGGAACTTGGCAACCACGACCAAGTCCGCGCCGCAGATGCAGGAGATCACCTCGCGGTGGCTGCTGAAGATGCTCCCGTGGGTCCCGGTGCAGGGCGGCACCTACCGCGTCAACCGCCGGCTCAGCCACTCGGTCGGCAACGGCATCGTGGAGTTCGTCAAGACCGGCTCCCAGGTCCAGGTCATCCCGGCCGAACTCGGCGAACTCCCGCTGCTGCGCGACTACGCGGACGAGGAGGTCCTCACCGAGCTCGCCGCCCGCTGCCGGCAGGTCGACTTCGAGGCCGGCCAGGAGCTCACCTCCTTCGGCAGCCCCTCCGACCAGGTCTTCCTGCTCGCCCACGGCCGCATCGACCAGATCGGCCCCGGCCCCTACGGGGGCGACGCGGTCCTGCGGACCGTCGCCGACGGCGCGTACTTCGGCGAGGGCTCCCTCACCGACGAGGCGGCGATCTGGGAGTACACCGCCCGCGCCGCCACCGCCGGCACCGCGCTGGTGCTGTCCCGCCAGGACTTCCAGCTCCTCGCCGACCGGGCCGAATCGCTGCGGGCGCACGTGGACGGTGTACGGAGCCGGCCCGCCCGGCCCACCAACTCCTACGGCGAGGCGGCGATCGACCTCTCCGCCGGCCACCACGGCGAAGCCGTGCTCCCCGGCACCTTCGTCGACTACGAAGCCCGGCCGCGCGAGTACGAACTCTCCATTGCACAAACGGTCCTGCGCGTCCACACCCGCGTCGCCGACCTCTACAACCACCCGATGAACCAGACCGAGCAACAGCTCAGGCTCACGGTCGAGGCGCTGCGCGAGCGCCAGGAGCACGAGATGCTCAACAACCCCGAGTTCGGCCTGCTCCACAACGCCGACTACGACCAGCGCATCCAGCCCCACGACGGCGGGCCCACCCCCGACGACATGGACCAGCTGCTCAGCATGCGGCGCGGCTCCAGGATGTTCCTCGCCCACCCCGAGGCCATCGCCGCCTTCGGCCGCGAGTGCAACAAGCGCGGCCTCTACCCGGAGACGGTCGAGTTCGGCGGCACCCAGGTGCCCTCCTGGCGGGGCGTGCCGATCTTCCCGTCCACCAAGATCCCGATCAGCGACGCCCGTACGACCTCCATCCTGTGCATGCGCACCGGCGAGGACGAGCAGGGCGTGATCGGCCTCCACCAGCCCGGCATCCCCGACGAGATCGAGCCGAGCATGTCCGTGCGGTTCATGGGGATCAGCGAGCAGGCGATCATCTCCTACCTGGTGACGGCCTACTTCTCCGCCGCCGTCCTGGTGCCGGACGCGCTGGGCGTCCTGGAGAACGTCGAGATCGGCCGCTGGCGTTGA
- a CDS encoding N-acetylmuramoyl-L-alanine amidase: protein MTAPMSAARFIQALRAEGLTVVEVGAWRTRNRNHKGPWGPVHGVMIHHTVTNGTAYTVELCRDGDSALPGPLCHGVITKDGRVHLVGFGRTNHAGAGDSDVLAAVIAEKRLPPDDRADTDGNRHFYGFECENLGNGEDPWPAAQLDAMTRAAAAVCRVHGWGARSVLGHREWQPGKIDPRGFTMDWFRDRVADRLK from the coding sequence ATGACCGCACCCATGTCCGCGGCCCGCTTCATCCAGGCCCTGCGCGCCGAGGGCCTGACCGTCGTGGAGGTCGGCGCCTGGCGCACGCGCAACCGCAACCACAAGGGCCCCTGGGGGCCGGTGCACGGGGTGATGATCCACCACACCGTCACCAACGGCACCGCGTACACGGTGGAACTCTGCCGCGACGGCGACTCCGCCCTGCCCGGCCCGCTCTGCCACGGGGTCATCACCAAGGACGGCCGCGTCCACCTCGTCGGCTTCGGCCGCACCAACCACGCCGGCGCCGGCGACTCCGACGTACTGGCCGCCGTCATCGCGGAGAAGCGGCTGCCGCCGGACGACCGCGCCGACACCGACGGCAACCGGCACTTCTACGGCTTCGAGTGCGAGAACCTCGGCAACGGCGAGGACCCCTGGCCGGCCGCCCAGCTCGACGCCATGACCCGCGCCGCGGCCGCGGTCTGCCGGGTCCACGGCTGGGGCGCCCGCTCGGTACTGGGCCACCGCGAATGGCAGCCCGGCAAGATCGACCCCCGGGGCTTCACCATGGACTGGTTCCGCGATCGCGTCGCCGACCGCCTGAAGTGA
- a CDS encoding family 2 encapsulin nanocompartment cargo protein polyprenyl transferase, whose amino-acid sequence MRTADAVVAGEGQEAAALLEATRETVNPELRRAVGSLPGAMRRVAMYHFGWEREDGSPAEGGAGKAIRPALVLASAQALGVPRAAAGDAVRAAAAVELAHNFTLLHDDIIDRDVQRRGRPTAWTVFGMPDAILAGDAMMALAVRLLAEDPHPASAAASARLAACVVELCEGQQADCAFESRPYVSLDECLTMATAKTGALLGCACALGALYAGAGPEEVEAMDAFGREAGLAFQLIDDLIGIWGDPGHTGKPAGADLLARKKSLPVVAALTSGTEAGEELAALYAGSVKEDDVPRAARAVERAGGRDWAQAHAADRMGRAVQELSRAVPDLAAAGGLLALAEFVTRRTK is encoded by the coding sequence TTGAGGACCGCCGACGCCGTGGTGGCGGGCGAGGGGCAGGAAGCGGCGGCCCTGCTGGAAGCCACAAGAGAAACGGTCAACCCGGAACTGCGCCGGGCCGTCGGAAGCCTGCCCGGCGCGATGCGGCGGGTGGCGATGTACCACTTCGGCTGGGAGCGCGAGGACGGAAGCCCCGCGGAGGGCGGCGCGGGCAAGGCCATCCGGCCGGCGCTCGTGCTCGCCTCGGCGCAGGCCCTGGGCGTACCGCGGGCCGCCGCCGGGGACGCCGTACGGGCGGCGGCGGCCGTGGAGCTGGCGCACAACTTCACCCTGCTGCACGACGACATCATCGACAGGGACGTCCAGCGGCGCGGGCGGCCCACCGCCTGGACCGTCTTCGGGATGCCGGACGCGATCCTGGCGGGCGACGCCATGATGGCGCTCGCGGTGCGGCTGCTCGCCGAGGACCCGCACCCGGCCTCGGCGGCGGCCTCGGCCCGGCTCGCGGCCTGTGTGGTCGAGCTGTGCGAGGGCCAGCAGGCGGACTGCGCCTTCGAGAGCCGTCCGTACGTCTCGCTCGACGAGTGCCTGACCATGGCCACGGCCAAGACCGGGGCCCTGCTGGGCTGCGCCTGCGCGCTGGGCGCGCTGTACGCGGGGGCCGGGCCGGAGGAGGTCGAGGCGATGGACGCCTTCGGGCGGGAGGCCGGGCTGGCCTTCCAGCTGATCGACGACCTGATCGGCATCTGGGGCGACCCCGGGCACACCGGCAAGCCGGCCGGGGCGGACCTGCTCGCCCGCAAGAAGTCCCTCCCGGTCGTGGCCGCCCTCACCTCGGGCACCGAGGCCGGGGAGGAGCTGGCGGCCCTGTACGCGGGTTCCGTGAAGGAGGACGACGTGCCCCGCGCCGCCCGGGCGGTGGAGCGGGCCGGCGGCCGCGACTGGGCGCAGGCCCATGCGGCCGACCGGATGGGCCGGGCGGTGCAGGAGCTGTCCCGGGCGGTGCCCGACCTCGCGGCGGCGGGCGGACTGCTGGCCCTCGCGGAGTTCGTCACGCGCCGGACGAAGTAG